The segment GCGGTTGTTGCGCGAGCTGATCGAGCGCGCCAATCCAAAGTTCGATTTGTTTCTTCTTGCTTAGTTTCTTCGCCTTCTGCTGCAGAGCGGCGAACTGCAGTTCTTCTGAGGACTTCGGCTCATCCTCTTGATCGCTGCGCCAACCGAAGGCGCCGTCAAAGTCTTCGACCGTCAGCAGACAAGAATCGGAAAGTGGAAGCGACTTGAAGAGCCCGCGCTCCACTGCCGAACAAAGCGTATCGCGGAGAAACGCGCCAAGCGTCTCGACGAAGTCTTCGGCGGTCGAAACGGTTTTGGCGGCGCGGCCGGGGATCTGGAACTTCACCTTTTGGCCGTCGCAACAAGCGGAGTGCGCCTTGCGCCAGTTGGGGAGCGAGAGGATGTTCTCTTCGCGGAACCAACGGGTCCACTCGCCGTCGCACTTCGCGCTTTTGCGAGTATCGAAGACGACGATCAGATTGCTTTCCTGCTCGACGGCGAAACCGAAGGTGATCTGCGTGATCGGATCTTCGTCGTGACCAGGTCCAGAATTGATATAGACCGGATAGTCTTTGACGCGCTCGCGGAGGTAGGCGTCAATTCGCTTTTGGTCAGCCGACAGATTCAGTTGCATCCCGGTGATCCATTAGTAGTGGGGCGGGCGTTCTTCGTCTGGATTACGCTTTTCCGTAAGCTGATCGCGGACGTCTCGCAGTTCGGAAGAGAATTGGTGGATGTGTTTCGTGATTCTATCGAGTTGGTTGGCCTGTTCAACAACGACGTCGTTGAGGACGCGCAATGTTTCTTCGAGGTAGGTGACCAACTCTTCGAGGCGTTCGATACGTTGTTCCATAGGATCGGCTCGGTGGGTGGAATGTTTTCAAATTCGCGCGCGAATAATACGTATTGGCCCCAAAAATAGTGGCTCGCTCGCTCCGGTACAAAGGGGCGGGAAGTTAAAACTCCGTTTTTGCTGCCATTAAGGTCTAAAGAAAGCCTTCTTTTGGCGGGTTCGGCATCGTTGACGCTTTGCTTTCAAGCTCGGTACAATGGCCGGTTTGCGAAAGGACTGCGTTATTGTGCGCTCCTTTCGCTACCGCGTCCGCAATCATTCAGGGCGGTCGCTTCTTATTTTACTGTTACGCGAGAATTGAAGCCGAATGTCCGTTTCTACGACCAGCATCGAACAGCTTACGATCAACGCCATCCGCACTTTGTCGATGGACGCCGTGCAGGCCGCCAACAGCGGTCACCCGGGCACGCCGATGGCCCTGGCTCCGGTCGCCTACACGTTGTGGTCGAACCATTTGAACTACGATCCCAACTATCCGCGTTGGGCGGGTCGGGATCGCTTCGTCTTGTCGTGCGGTCACGCGTCGATGCTCATCTACTCGCTGCTGCATCTGGCCGGCGTGAAGAAGGCCGACGGCAGCGACGAACTGTCGGTCAAGATCGACGACATCAAGAAGTTCCGTCAGTTGCACAGCCCGTGCGCCGGTCACCCGGAAAGCTACGAAGTCACCGGC is part of the Blastopirellula sediminis genome and harbors:
- a CDS encoding SlyX family protein — encoded protein: MEQRIERLEELVTYLEETLRVLNDVVVEQANQLDRITKHIHQFSSELRDVRDQLTEKRNPDEERPPHY